Proteins encoded by one window of Dyella humicola:
- the galU gene encoding UTP--glucose-1-phosphate uridylyltransferase GalU, producing MSKPLRKVVFPVAGLGTRFLPATKVVAKEMLPVLDRPLIQYAVDEAVDAGADTLIFVTNRYKHSIADYFDKAYELEAKLQEKGKDELLALVQGTLPKHVRAIFVTQPEALGLGHAVLCAKPVVGDEPFGVVLPDDLIWHKGKGALRQMAELADAQQAGVIAVEEVPHNDTDKYGIVDATRIDERSAQIRHMVEKPKPADAPSNLAVVGRYVLPGRIFELLEQTTPGAGGEIQLTDAIEALLKEQGKVLAYRFEGIRFDCGNKAGLVRATMHMALQDPKLAPVVREFIAEL from the coding sequence GTGAGCAAGCCTTTGCGCAAGGTGGTTTTCCCCGTTGCCGGCCTCGGCACGCGTTTTCTGCCTGCCACCAAGGTGGTGGCTAAGGAAATGTTGCCCGTGTTGGACCGCCCGCTGATCCAATATGCGGTCGATGAGGCGGTGGATGCCGGCGCCGATACCCTGATCTTTGTGACCAACCGTTACAAACACTCCATCGCCGACTATTTCGACAAGGCCTACGAGCTCGAGGCTAAGTTGCAGGAGAAGGGCAAGGACGAGCTGTTGGCGTTGGTGCAGGGCACCCTGCCCAAGCACGTGCGTGCGATCTTCGTGACGCAGCCCGAAGCGCTCGGGCTCGGTCACGCGGTGCTCTGCGCCAAGCCGGTGGTTGGCGATGAGCCGTTTGGCGTGGTCCTTCCCGACGACCTTATCTGGCACAAGGGCAAGGGCGCGCTGCGTCAGATGGCCGAGCTGGCCGACGCGCAGCAAGCCGGCGTGATTGCCGTCGAAGAAGTGCCGCACAACGACACGGACAAGTACGGCATCGTCGATGCCACTCGTATCGATGAGCGTAGTGCGCAGATCCGCCACATGGTGGAGAAGCCCAAGCCTGCTGACGCGCCGTCCAACCTCGCCGTCGTGGGCCGCTATGTGCTGCCCGGTCGCATTTTCGAATTGCTTGAGCAGACCACGCCAGGCGCCGGTGGCGAGATCCAACTCACTGACGCGATCGAGGCGTTGCTGAAGGAGCAGGGCAAGGTCTTGGCCTATCGCTTCGAAGGCATCCGTTTCGACTGCGGCAACAAGGCCGGCCTGGTGCGCGCCACCATGCATATGGCATTGCAGGATCCCAAGCTCGCACCCGTCGTACGCGAGTTTATTGCCGAGCTCTGA
- a CDS encoding NAD(P)/FAD-dependent oxidoreductase, with protein sequence MTPSPAPSYYRATATRYEPFTPLQGRADARVAIIGGGYAGLHTALGLAERGVRDVVLLEREQIGFGASGRNGGFVFGGYSLGEQTLLDQRGEARAQALFKLTTNAVERIRQQVARYAIPCDAVDQGVIWANWFRDPAVLRVRQELLARHYGVEWDWLPQEELRERIRSKRYFDGLYEHNALHLHPLNFAIGLAGAAAAQGVRIHEHTDVWKLQRDGTRWRIETAQGAVHADQVVLACGGYLAGLRRQVDRAILPIATYVMVTEPLGDRLAECLHTQSAIYDTRFAFDYYRPLPDTRLLWGGRISIRDRSPGAVQALLMHDLLRVFPQLKGTRVDYAWSGLMSYARHQMPQIGSSGDGLWWAQAFGGHGLAPTCAAGDLLASAITEGDDRWKEFADYGLARTYRPFGYLGAQATYWWQQGRDWFKTRLEG encoded by the coding sequence ATGACCCCGTCACCGGCACCTTCTTACTATCGCGCCACCGCAACGCGTTATGAACCCTTCACTCCACTGCAAGGGCGGGCCGATGCACGGGTCGCCATCATTGGTGGCGGCTACGCAGGCCTGCATACAGCGCTTGGGCTAGCCGAACGTGGTGTGCGCGACGTGGTTTTGCTGGAGCGCGAGCAGATTGGATTCGGTGCATCCGGTCGCAATGGCGGCTTCGTATTCGGCGGTTACTCACTCGGCGAACAGACGCTGCTCGACCAACGCGGTGAGGCGAGGGCGCAAGCGCTGTTCAAGCTCACCACGAATGCTGTGGAGCGCATTCGTCAGCAGGTGGCCCGCTATGCCATTCCCTGCGATGCCGTCGACCAGGGCGTGATCTGGGCCAACTGGTTCAGAGACCCTGCCGTGTTGCGCGTACGCCAGGAATTGCTGGCAAGACATTACGGCGTGGAGTGGGATTGGCTGCCCCAGGAGGAGTTGCGTGAACGCATCAGGTCGAAGCGCTATTTCGACGGACTCTACGAGCACAACGCGCTGCATCTGCATCCACTCAACTTCGCGATCGGGCTGGCCGGCGCTGCCGCGGCGCAGGGGGTGCGCATTCACGAACATACGGACGTGTGGAAGCTGCAGCGCGATGGCACCCGCTGGCGCATCGAAACGGCACAAGGCGCGGTTCACGCGGACCAGGTCGTACTCGCCTGTGGCGGTTACCTGGCAGGCCTGCGCCGGCAGGTTGATCGGGCGATCCTGCCCATTGCCACCTACGTGATGGTGACTGAGCCACTGGGTGACCGCCTGGCCGAATGTCTGCACACGCAGTCCGCCATTTACGACACGCGATTCGCTTTCGACTATTACCGGCCGTTGCCCGACACGCGCCTGCTGTGGGGAGGGCGTATTTCCATCCGTGACCGCTCGCCAGGGGCGGTGCAAGCGCTACTCATGCATGACTTGCTGCGAGTCTTCCCCCAACTGAAGGGAACACGCGTCGATTACGCCTGGTCGGGATTGATGAGCTACGCCCGCCACCAGATGCCACAGATAGGCTCGTCAGGTGATGGCCTGTGGTGGGCGCAGGCATTTGGCGGCCATGGCCTCGCACCGACGTGCGCTGCTGGCGACCTCCTGGCTTCGGCCATCACCGAAGGCGATGATCGCTGGAAGGAATTTGCCGATTACGGACTGGCCCGTACGTATCGACCGTTTGGTTATCTCGGCGCGCAGGCGACCTACTGGTGGCAGCAAGGCAGGGACTGGTTCAAGACGAGGCTGGAAGGATGA
- a CDS encoding tRNA-binding protein, with translation MSEANTPTQVEISWADFEKVLLVVGTVVRVEPFPEARKPAWKVWVDFGPYGEKKTSAQIAQLYGAEALLGRQIVGVINLPEKQIGPFRSQFLLTGFHTDEGVVITAVERPVPNGARLA, from the coding sequence ATGAGTGAAGCAAATACGCCCACCCAGGTTGAAATCAGCTGGGCCGATTTCGAAAAGGTGCTGCTGGTTGTCGGCACGGTCGTCCGCGTGGAACCGTTCCCGGAAGCGCGTAAGCCAGCATGGAAGGTGTGGGTCGATTTCGGCCCCTACGGTGAGAAGAAAACCAGCGCGCAGATCGCCCAGCTTTATGGCGCCGAGGCATTACTGGGCCGACAAATCGTGGGCGTGATCAACCTTCCCGAGAAGCAAATCGGTCCGTTCCGCTCGCAGTTTCTGCTGACCGGTTTCCATACCGACGAAGGCGTCGTGATCACGGCCGTTGAGCGCCCCGTGCCGAACGGTGCGCGACTGGCTTGA
- a CDS encoding MBL fold metallo-hydrolase has protein sequence MSHGIHTIDTGFIRPQFDAAYLMVEHGRGAFIDCGTNHGVPRMLNALQDAGLAPADVDWLILTHVHLDHAGGAGELMARLPHAKLLVHPRGARHMVDPSQLWAGASAVYGESVMETTYGRLRPIPAERVVEAPDGYVVELAGRKLLCLDTPGHARHHLCVYDEQANACFTGDTFGLSYREFDTVKGSFVLPTTSPVQFDPDALHASIHRLMALKPEAMYLTHYGRVTDVERLAVDLHTQIDAMVAIAHAAQQNGGDAMQRHELMKSALTDLYAARARTHGWHGKRAALLEILGMDIELNAQGLGVWLDSTQKRGR, from the coding sequence ATGAGTCACGGCATTCACACGATCGATACCGGCTTCATACGTCCACAGTTCGATGCGGCCTATCTCATGGTTGAACATGGACGCGGCGCCTTTATCGACTGCGGGACGAATCATGGCGTGCCGCGCATGCTCAATGCATTGCAGGATGCAGGGCTGGCCCCCGCCGATGTCGATTGGTTGATTCTCACCCATGTGCATCTGGATCACGCCGGCGGCGCCGGCGAGCTGATGGCGCGGCTGCCCCATGCCAAATTGCTGGTGCACCCGCGCGGTGCGCGCCACATGGTGGATCCGAGCCAGCTATGGGCGGGTGCCAGCGCCGTCTACGGCGAATCGGTGATGGAAACGACGTACGGACGGTTGCGCCCGATCCCGGCCGAACGGGTGGTGGAAGCCCCTGATGGCTACGTCGTGGAACTGGCCGGTCGCAAGCTGCTTTGCCTGGATACGCCAGGACATGCCCGCCATCATCTTTGCGTCTACGACGAACAGGCAAACGCCTGCTTCACCGGCGATACGTTTGGTCTGTCTTATCGCGAGTTCGATACCGTGAAGGGGTCGTTCGTCCTACCCACCACGTCGCCAGTGCAGTTCGACCCCGATGCGTTGCATGCATCAATCCATCGACTCATGGCGCTGAAGCCGGAGGCCATGTATCTCACGCACTATGGTCGCGTCACGGACGTCGAGCGGCTCGCCGTCGATTTGCACACACAGATAGACGCCATGGTAGCGATCGCTCATGCCGCGCAACAGAACGGCGGCGATGCCATGCAACGGCACGAGCTGATGAAGTCCGCACTCACCGATCTCTATGCCGCTCGCGCCCGCACTCATGGCTGGCACGGCAAGCGCGCCGCACTGCTTGAGATTCTTGGGATGGATATCGAGCTCAATGCGCAGGGCTTGGGCGTCTGGCTGGACAGTACGCAGAAGCGTGGCCGATAG
- a CDS encoding pirin family protein, giving the protein MIERRPFDALGGADHGWLNAKHHFSFANFYDASRMGWGALRVWNDDTIAPQTGFPPHPHGDMEIITYVREGAITHQDNLGNKGRTIAGDVQVMSAGTGITHAEYNLEPGTTRIFQIWIIPNQQGNPPSWGTKPFPVGERSGRFVALASGFKEDADALPLRTDARVLGATLKAGEKAEYQLGPKRLAYLVPSKGKVEVNGVTLNTRDGAAIRDESTLTVTALEDAELVLVDTAP; this is encoded by the coding sequence ATGATCGAACGTCGACCCTTCGATGCTCTAGGTGGAGCGGACCACGGCTGGCTCAACGCCAAGCATCATTTCTCGTTTGCCAATTTCTACGATGCTTCGCGTATGGGCTGGGGTGCACTGCGTGTCTGGAATGACGACACGATTGCGCCGCAGACAGGTTTTCCGCCGCACCCACATGGCGACATGGAGATCATCACCTATGTGCGTGAGGGTGCCATCACGCATCAGGACAATCTGGGCAACAAGGGTCGCACGATCGCGGGCGACGTGCAGGTGATGAGCGCGGGTACGGGCATCACGCATGCCGAGTACAACCTTGAGCCAGGTACGACGCGCATCTTCCAGATCTGGATCATTCCGAACCAGCAAGGCAACCCGCCGTCGTGGGGTACCAAGCCCTTTCCGGTCGGCGAGCGCTCCGGTCGCTTCGTCGCCCTCGCCAGCGGTTTCAAGGAAGACGCGGACGCCCTACCCCTACGCACGGATGCGCGCGTGCTCGGCGCCACGCTCAAGGCTGGCGAGAAGGCGGAGTATCAGCTTGGTCCGAAACGCCTGGCTTATCTGGTGCCGTCCAAAGGCAAGGTCGAGGTCAATGGCGTAACGCTGAATACGCGTGATGGTGCCGCTATTCGTGACGAATCGACGCTGACTGTCACCGCACTCGAAGATGCTGAATTGGTACTGGTCGATACGGCCCCGTAA
- a CDS encoding response regulator, translating into MIKVVLIDDHELVRTGFRMILQQQPDIMISGEAGTAEEGLRLIRAKAPDIALVDVHMPGMSGIELTERVARSKLPTHVIIVTVVDDARFPKRLLDAGALGYLTKGCAAEELLEAVRQVAGGRRYLAPTVAQQLALATLDGEGSPFDALSSRELEVAMMLVRGKPLTTIGEQLNLSPKTVSTYKQRLMEKLKVDHVISLAHLMTIHGLLDTHNNQVGG; encoded by the coding sequence GTGATCAAAGTAGTCTTGATCGACGATCACGAGTTGGTGCGCACGGGATTCAGGATGATCCTGCAGCAGCAGCCCGACATCATGATCAGCGGCGAAGCGGGTACGGCCGAGGAGGGCTTGCGCCTGATTCGCGCCAAGGCCCCAGACATTGCCCTGGTCGACGTCCACATGCCCGGCATGAGTGGCATCGAGCTCACCGAGCGCGTCGCACGCTCCAAATTGCCGACCCACGTCATTATCGTGACCGTCGTGGACGATGCACGCTTCCCGAAGCGTTTGCTTGACGCCGGTGCGCTAGGTTATCTGACCAAGGGTTGCGCTGCCGAGGAACTGCTGGAGGCCGTGCGTCAGGTGGCCGGTGGTCGTCGTTACCTGGCGCCGACGGTGGCGCAACAGCTGGCGCTGGCAACGCTTGATGGCGAGGGATCGCCGTTCGACGCCTTGTCCAGCCGTGAGCTCGAGGTAGCGATGATGCTGGTACGTGGCAAGCCACTGACCACGATCGGCGAGCAATTGAATCTCAGCCCCAAGACCGTCTCCACCTATAAACAGCGCCTGATGGAAAAGCTGAAAGTGGATCACGTGATCAGCCTGGCGCACTTGATGACCATTCATGGTCTGCTCGACACGCATAACAACCAGGTCGGCGGCTAG
- a CDS encoding Rne/Rng family ribonuclease, translating into MKRMLINATQREELRVAIVDGQTLYDLDIEIPSREQKKANIYKGRITRVEPSLEACFIDYGAERHGFLPLKEIAREYFTQGLDPNKSNIRDLLKEGQEVVVQVEKEERGNKGAALTTFISLAGRYMVLMPNNPKAGGVSRRIEGEDRQALKEALEHLTVPDDVGLIVRTAGMGRDAEELQWDLDYLLQLWKAISNAASAQKAPFLIYQESKLFIRALRDYLRNDIGEILIDEESLYNDAREFVQQVMPNALRKLKLYRDDTPLFSRYQIETQIESAFDRQVRLPSGGSIVIDQTEALTAIDINSSKATKGSDIEETAFNTNCEAAVEIARQLRIRDAGGLIVIDFIDMDSPKHQREVEERLKDALKLDRARVQIGRISRFGLLEMSRQRLRPSLGEATQIVCPRCEGHGHIRGVESLALSTLRLIEEHAMKDNTGQVLVQVPPAVANFMLNEKRASVVEIELRNKVHVVIVADDKLETPHIEIQRIREADMGEHSKPSYERLTAVEPSALPKMGQALGSGEQPAVSGIVPSTPAPIREETAEAPAPQGLPARQAASAPAPAGGVISRLLGWFRSGAVPAAPAAAAKIEPTPANARANRRDERGRQAQGGQPGTRQTQQPRRDQQPQQQGQKGQQQAKGNRQRGNDQAQQPRQQQGQSQTSKQEPRQQQQKAAADATSSQAQPERKQQSQQPRQEQRPPRAQQPAAATQPSQPAQPDEQRPLAAPAAEAAKEAAAAKPVAEAITNTELASENSPESEGSQSRRRRGRRGGRRRRRHEDAAQAGALPQEGTEDGFDLDDEDRSQDGTAPTVMARPSVVTAPVAPVAAAAAVATVASVELAEPSIRPAPLAETVAATSTPTDQPDHAHEPVLSAVAPASFNLPTLPPIPEVLAEKVDAEIVRVEAPAVEPVTTITPVAVAAARVTVTNEVAEAPTPTTVTSDVEATVVHAHVASAPAAEPAPTVASTSIDFHTHLETAARIEEPSRHAAAQATPDSVTVQPEPHPAIEPAAPVAPAQGDLLAHTELPSAAVAPAKEDAETGEDADTVKKDASHG; encoded by the coding sequence ATGAAACGTATGCTGATCAACGCAACTCAGCGTGAAGAGTTGCGTGTGGCCATCGTCGATGGCCAGACCCTTTACGATCTCGACATCGAAATCCCTTCCCGCGAGCAGAAAAAGGCCAATATTTACAAAGGCCGCATCACGCGCGTTGAACCGTCTCTCGAAGCCTGTTTTATCGACTATGGCGCCGAACGCCACGGCTTCCTCCCCCTGAAAGAAATCGCTCGCGAGTACTTCACGCAGGGCCTTGATCCCAACAAATCCAACATCCGTGACCTTCTAAAGGAAGGCCAGGAAGTGGTCGTGCAGGTCGAGAAGGAAGAGCGCGGCAACAAGGGCGCGGCTCTCACCACCTTCATCAGCCTGGCTGGCCGCTACATGGTGCTGATGCCGAACAACCCGAAGGCCGGTGGCGTCTCACGCCGGATCGAAGGTGAAGATCGGCAGGCTCTGAAGGAGGCGCTGGAGCACCTGACCGTCCCCGACGACGTCGGCCTCATCGTGCGTACCGCCGGCATGGGCCGCGACGCCGAAGAGCTGCAGTGGGATCTGGACTACCTCCTCCAGCTGTGGAAGGCGATCTCCAACGCCGCAAGCGCCCAGAAGGCGCCGTTCCTGATCTATCAGGAATCGAAACTGTTCATCCGCGCCCTGCGCGACTACCTGCGCAACGACATCGGCGAAATCCTCATTGACGAGGAGTCGCTGTATAACGATGCGCGCGAGTTCGTGCAGCAGGTCATGCCCAATGCCCTGCGCAAGCTCAAGCTATACCGAGACGACACCCCGCTGTTCTCGCGCTACCAGATCGAGACCCAGATCGAGAGCGCGTTTGACCGCCAGGTGCGCCTGCCGTCGGGCGGCTCCATCGTCATCGATCAGACCGAAGCGCTGACCGCCATCGACATCAACTCGTCGAAGGCCACCAAGGGCAGCGACATCGAGGAAACGGCGTTCAACACCAACTGCGAAGCGGCGGTGGAAATCGCTCGCCAGTTGCGTATCCGCGACGCCGGCGGCCTGATCGTGATCGACTTCATCGACATGGACAGCCCCAAGCACCAGCGCGAAGTGGAAGAGCGTCTCAAGGACGCCCTGAAGCTGGACCGCGCCCGCGTGCAGATCGGCCGCATTTCGCGCTTCGGCCTGTTGGAGATGTCGCGCCAGCGCCTGCGCCCGTCGCTGGGCGAAGCGACCCAGATCGTCTGCCCGCGCTGCGAAGGCCACGGCCATATCCGCGGCGTGGAATCGCTGGCGCTGTCGACGCTGCGACTGATCGAAGAGCACGCCATGAAGGACAACACCGGTCAGGTGTTGGTGCAGGTGCCGCCCGCGGTTGCGAACTTCATGCTCAACGAGAAGCGCGCCAGCGTCGTTGAGATCGAGCTGCGCAACAAGGTGCACGTGGTGATCGTGGCGGACGACAAGCTCGAAACGCCGCATATCGAGATCCAGCGCATCCGCGAAGCAGACATGGGCGAGCACAGCAAGCCCAGCTACGAGCGCCTCACCGCGGTTGAGCCATCGGCTCTGCCGAAGATGGGCCAGGCGCTGGGCAGCGGCGAGCAACCGGCCGTCAGCGGCATCGTTCCGTCGACACCGGCTCCGATTCGCGAAGAGACAGCGGAAGCACCCGCGCCGCAGGGCCTGCCGGCACGCCAGGCCGCCTCTGCGCCGGCCCCCGCTGGTGGCGTCATCTCGCGCCTGCTCGGCTGGTTCCGCAGCGGGGCAGTCCCGGCTGCGCCGGCAGCAGCCGCCAAGATCGAGCCCACACCGGCCAACGCCCGCGCCAATCGCCGCGATGAGCGTGGTCGCCAGGCTCAGGGCGGCCAGCCGGGTACTCGCCAGACGCAGCAACCGCGTCGAGATCAGCAGCCGCAGCAGCAAGGCCAGAAAGGCCAGCAGCAGGCCAAGGGCAATCGCCAGCGTGGCAACGACCAGGCCCAGCAGCCGCGCCAGCAGCAAGGTCAGAGCCAGACGTCCAAGCAGGAGCCGCGCCAGCAGCAACAAAAGGCAGCTGCTGACGCTACCAGCAGCCAGGCCCAGCCTGAGCGCAAGCAGCAGTCGCAGCAGCCGCGACAAGAGCAGCGTCCTCCGCGTGCGCAGCAGCCAGCGGCCGCAACGCAGCCGTCGCAGCCCGCCCAGCCCGACGAGCAGCGTCCGCTAGCCGCGCCGGCCGCCGAAGCCGCCAAGGAAGCAGCAGCCGCCAAGCCGGTGGCCGAGGCCATCACGAATACCGAACTGGCCAGTGAGAACAGTCCCGAGAGCGAGGGCAGCCAGTCACGTCGCCGTCGCGGTCGTCGCGGTGGCCGTCGCCGCCGTCGCCATGAGGACGCCGCACAGGCCGGTGCGCTGCCCCAGGAAGGTACCGAGGACGGATTCGATCTGGACGACGAGGATCGTAGTCAGGATGGTACGGCCCCCACCGTCATGGCTCGCCCGTCGGTAGTGACGGCGCCTGTCGCGCCCGTGGCTGCCGCTGCTGCCGTTGCAACGGTGGCTTCAGTGGAATTGGCCGAGCCGTCGATCCGACCCGCCCCCCTGGCTGAAACCGTCGCTGCGACGTCGACTCCGACCGACCAGCCGGACCATGCACACGAACCCGTGCTGAGTGCCGTGGCGCCGGCGTCCTTCAATCTGCCAACGCTGCCGCCGATTCCGGAAGTACTGGCTGAGAAAGTCGACGCTGAGATCGTCAGAGTCGAAGCTCCTGCTGTCGAGCCGGTGACGACGATCACCCCGGTTGCCGTCGCGGCGGCTCGTGTGACTGTGACCAACGAGGTCGCCGAAGCGCCGACTCCGACGACGGTCACGTCCGACGTCGAAGCGACCGTCGTACATGCTCACGTCGCCAGCGCACCGGCCGCTGAGCCTGCACCGACGGTGGCGAGCACGAGCATCGATTTCCACACCCATCTGGAAACCGCGGCCCGGATCGAGGAACCGAGCCGGCATGCGGCCGCGCAAGCGACGCCAGACAGCGTGACGGTGCAACCCGAGCCGCATCCGGCGATTGAACCCGCGGCACCGGTCGCGCCAGCGCAGGGTGACCTGCTGGCCCACACCGAACTTCCATCTGCAGCAGTCGCGCCCGCCAAGGAAGATGCCGAAACGGGCGAAGACGCTGACACGGTGAAGAAGGACGCATCGCACGGCTGA
- a CDS encoding RluA family pseudouridine synthase gives MQTATSPDAPHGVRQVEIGPERDGQRIDNALMTLLKGVPKSMIYRILRTGQVRVNGKRAKPDTRLAAGDMLRIPPVRVAEKVVQQGPAPGMVASVVDAIIFEDKHFLAIDKPAGIASHGGSGVSHGAIELLRAARPTEHLELVHRLDRDTSGVLVFAKTRAGLVGLQAAIREGTVTKQYLCLMVGHPSKAKFDVNAPLLKSVLQGGERMVRVADNGKPSLTFFREMEQYPAARLMQATLGTGRTHQIRVHAAHVGHPLAGDPKYGDKEMNKKFKDLGLNRLFLHAAHMSFELDGRSYGFSAPLPDDLKDFLDVLAVKGKRIRRVQEYLQEKARTDPK, from the coding sequence ATGCAGACGGCAACTTCCCCCGACGCACCTCACGGTGTGCGTCAAGTCGAGATCGGACCCGAGCGGGACGGTCAGCGTATCGATAATGCGCTGATGACCCTGCTCAAGGGTGTACCAAAGAGCATGATTTACCGAATTCTGCGCACCGGTCAGGTGCGGGTGAACGGCAAGCGTGCGAAACCCGATACCCGTCTCGCAGCGGGTGATATGTTGCGTATTCCACCGGTCAGGGTGGCCGAAAAGGTCGTCCAGCAGGGACCTGCGCCGGGCATGGTGGCGTCCGTGGTCGACGCGATCATCTTCGAAGACAAGCACTTCCTGGCCATCGACAAGCCGGCCGGCATCGCCAGTCATGGCGGCAGCGGCGTCAGCCACGGCGCCATCGAGCTGCTGCGCGCCGCCCGTCCAACCGAGCATCTGGAGCTGGTGCACCGACTCGATCGGGATACCAGCGGCGTGCTCGTGTTCGCCAAGACCCGTGCCGGCCTGGTCGGGCTGCAGGCGGCGATCCGCGAGGGTACGGTGACCAAGCAATACCTCTGCCTGATGGTGGGGCATCCGTCCAAGGCGAAGTTCGACGTCAACGCACCGCTGCTCAAGTCGGTGCTCCAGGGCGGCGAACGGATGGTAAGAGTGGCCGATAACGGCAAGCCGTCGCTCACTTTTTTCCGCGAGATGGAGCAGTACCCAGCCGCCCGCCTGATGCAGGCAACCCTGGGGACCGGGCGAACCCACCAGATCCGCGTGCATGCCGCACACGTCGGCCATCCGCTCGCCGGCGACCCAAAGTACGGCGATAAGGAAATGAATAAGAAATTCAAGGATTTGGGCCTGAATCGCCTATTCCTGCATGCCGCTCACATGAGTTTCGAGCTCGACGGGCGCTCTTACGGCTTCTCTGCTCCATTGCCAGATGACTTGAAGGATTTCCTGGATGTCCTTGCCGTAAAAGGAAAAAGGATACGCCGCGTGCAGGAATACCTACAGGAAAAAGCGCGCACTGACCCCAAGTGA
- a CDS encoding CPBP family glutamic-type intramembrane protease, giving the protein MACFGVAVVLLLWGMAALSAWVTREHLTEHAQRELATLRNGQPLWRWRLRGPADLVAQRVFGNADIAPSPHGLRVTSRDGSTFDLGLPVAGPVDLAHWPLLHLQLQSDAEGTLGLVYQANELSTVCLASEVGRIPSQGNDLVIDLRTLSWRSDTGKPCQPPAVVTYLLRLRPQLPAHAVLQIGNVDLRAAQPAPLPATIGADIADIRLPSALAVAQAGVTAASAQYAGRSVPLVRLPAGVSAETMLSLRDLVKRHWPGALVLPFGRSFTATGDAPLPGWLDWGVCAAYLAALVWIALRQTREVTRPWLDVAAIAAGPLWLIAGLRWGTQLSIPGVTAFVAALVFAAQSDWRRRPVWWHWMGRSWADWLWPLVPLLVTAALMLVDGHGLVHLEPRHMLAYLGWALVQQWAMLAWVMGRLRLTALPPPVIILITATLFGLLHTPNGSLMQLCFAAELWWAWRFLKSPCLVPIAVAHAICALLVESGLTGHLLRSLGVSARFFL; this is encoded by the coding sequence ATGGCCTGTTTCGGCGTGGCGGTCGTGCTGTTGCTTTGGGGCATGGCCGCCTTGTCCGCTTGGGTAACGCGCGAGCACCTGACCGAGCATGCACAGCGTGAACTGGCGACCCTACGCAACGGCCAGCCGCTATGGCGATGGCGCCTGCGCGGCCCTGCCGACCTGGTCGCGCAACGGGTGTTCGGTAACGCCGACATCGCGCCGAGTCCCCATGGACTTCGCGTCACCAGTCGTGACGGCTCGACCTTCGATCTGGGGCTGCCGGTAGCCGGGCCGGTCGATCTGGCGCACTGGCCGCTGCTCCATCTGCAGCTGCAAAGCGACGCCGAAGGCACCCTGGGCCTGGTCTATCAGGCGAATGAGCTCAGCACGGTCTGCCTGGCCTCTGAGGTCGGTCGCATCCCCTCGCAGGGGAACGATCTGGTTATCGACCTGCGCACTCTCAGCTGGCGGTCGGACACCGGCAAGCCGTGCCAGCCTCCCGCTGTCGTTACCTATCTGCTGCGACTGCGTCCTCAGCTACCGGCGCATGCGGTGCTGCAGATCGGAAACGTCGACTTGCGGGCGGCCCAACCTGCCCCACTGCCCGCCACGATCGGTGCCGACATCGCCGATATTCGGCTGCCTTCGGCCCTGGCCGTGGCGCAGGCTGGCGTGACCGCTGCGTCAGCGCAGTACGCGGGGCGGAGCGTCCCTCTGGTCCGTCTGCCCGCAGGCGTATCCGCAGAAACCATGTTGTCGCTGCGCGATCTGGTGAAACGGCATTGGCCGGGCGCGCTGGTACTGCCGTTCGGGCGGTCCTTTACGGCCACCGGCGACGCACCGTTGCCAGGATGGCTGGACTGGGGTGTCTGTGCCGCGTACCTGGCCGCTCTCGTGTGGATCGCTCTACGCCAGACTCGGGAGGTCACCCGTCCCTGGCTGGACGTTGCCGCGATCGCAGCCGGCCCGCTGTGGCTGATCGCCGGCCTGCGCTGGGGGACCCAGCTGTCGATTCCCGGTGTCACCGCCTTCGTCGCAGCCCTGGTCTTTGCCGCCCAAAGTGATTGGCGCCGCCGGCCGGTGTGGTGGCACTGGATGGGACGAAGCTGGGCCGACTGGCTGTGGCCGCTGGTCCCTCTTCTGGTGACGGCAGCCCTGATGTTGGTCGATGGCCATGGGCTGGTTCACCTCGAACCACGACACATGCTGGCCTATCTCGGCTGGGCGCTAGTGCAGCAATGGGCCATGCTTGCGTGGGTGATGGGGCGGTTGCGACTCACAGCGTTGCCGCCACCCGTGATCATCCTGATCACGGCCACCCTGTTCGGCCTGTTGCACACGCCCAACGGGTCGCTGATGCAACTCTGCTTCGCGGCCGAATTATGGTGGGCATGGCGTTTTCTGAAGTCGCCCTGTCTCGTCCCGATCGCCGTTGCCCACGCCATCTGCGCCCTGCTGGTCGAGAGCGGGCTGACCGGTCACCTGCTTCGCTCACTTGGGGTCAGTGCGCGCTTTTTCCTGTAG